AGGTCACGGGCATAGCGGAATTCCTGGACGTCACCGGTGCCCTGGTACTCGTCAGGGGAGACGGCCTCGCCCGCGCCGTAAATGGCTTCCTGCTTCCAGTAGGCCTGCGGATCGCTCAGCCGGCTCTTGATGTCGGCGAGGTCGTCGGCCGGAATGTGCTTGGCGGCGTCGATGCGGAAGCCGTCGACGCCCAGGGACAGCAGATCGTTGAGGTAGGCGGCGATCCGGCCACGGACGTACGGCTCGCCCGTGTCGAGGTCGGCCAGGCCGACGAGTTCGCAGTGCTGCACGTTCCAGCGGTCGGCGTAGTTGCCGACCTGGGCCGTGCAGTCGTCGAAGTCGAAGACCGAGTAGGTGCCCGGGTAGTCGTACTTGGTGTACGAGGAGCCGCCCGTACCCGTGCCGGATCCGGACGTCATGTGGTTGATGACGGCGTCGGCGACGACCTTCACCCCCGCGCCGTGACAGGCGGCGACCATGTCCGCAAAGGCCGTACGGTCGCCGAGCCGCCCGGCGATCTTGTAGCTGACCGGTTGGTACGAGGTCCACCACTGCCCGCCCTGGACGTGCTCCTGGGGTGGCGACACCTGGACGTAGCCGTATCCGGCGGGCCCCAGGGTCGTGCGGCACTCCGCGGCGACCGACTCGTAGCGCCACTCGAAGAGGACCGCGGTGACGTCCTTGGCGCCGGGGGGTGCCGCCTGGGCCTGCTGGGGCTGTTGCGGCATCACGAAGGCCGCCGCACCCGCCACGAGGGCGAGGGCGGCAGCCGCGGGTCTGCGCGCGGCGTTTTTGATCCGGTGGAGCATGGTTCCTCCTGAGGGGGTGGAGTGACCTTGCTCGGCAACGCGCCGTGCCCGGAAGGCCGTTGAACGGCGTCGGTGGGGGCGACGACGCCGGTGTTGCTGACGGTTCTAGCTGCCGGAATCGGTTGTTGCAAGACCTTACGCAAGACATTGCAAGGGTGTTACGTTCCCTGGCAGCCGGTCCGGCCGACCGGAGGCCCGCCCTGCGGGTCCACGCGCCCGGACGGTCGGACCGGCGTCGGCTGACGGCTCCCCTCGCAGGCAGTTCCTCGGCATACGCCTGGCAGGTGATTCCTCGGCATACGCCTGGCAGGTGAGGGGCCAACCCCCGCCGCTGCGGGCGAAGACGGCGCGGGGGGCGTCCAACCAGGGACCTCGCGCGCGGGTGACGGCGGGCCAGGGGCCTCGGCGTGCGTCCGCGGGGGCAGGCAGAAAAAGGGGGCAAGCGGGGAGCAGGCAGGATCCCGATGCCGGGATCCTGCAATGGGGTCTCCTCAGCTGCCGTCGGCGGCGCGGCGCCGGCTCTTCCGCCACGCGCCGAGGCAGAAGGCGACGGCGCCCGCGACAAGGGTGCCGACGATCGGCAGAACCAGGTCACTGGTGTCCTGGCCGGTGGTCGCGGTGTTATCCGTCGCCCCACCGTGGGTCGCGAAGGAGGTCCGCTCGGGCGTGGCGCCCGAGGCCGTCGTGCCCTTGGCGTTCGCGCCCGAAGTGCCGGACGTGCCAGAGGTTCCGGACGTGGTCGAACTGCCGGACGTGCCAGAGGTTCCGGACGTGGCCGAGGTGCCGGACGTGGTCGAGTCGGCGGCCTTCCCCGGCCCCGTGATCTCGAACGACCCCACGACTTTCTTCTGCCCGGCGTTCAGCCTGCACCGCACGTCGGCCGCGCCCAGAACGCCGCCGCCCGCCTTCTTTCCGACGACGTGCAGGGCGATGTCGCCGGCGGTGATCCGCGCAGTGCCCGGACGGCTGAAAGTGAGAGCGGGCGCGGCGCCGGTCGCCGCGACGGTAAAGGAACCGGATGCCGGGATGCGGGTCTTGGTGATGCCGAGGGGAACCCTGATGCGCCTGTCACCTTGTGGCGCGGAGACGCCGATCTCCGCGGCCACCGTGCCCTCGACGGTCTTCACACCGATCATGCGGACCTTTGCCGTGAGGCCCGCGTCCACTGTCGTCCGCGCACCGATGGCGAATTTCCGGCTGGCTTCGCGGACCGCGACCGACTCCGGGATATCCGTGTCGATCTTCACCGTGAGAGGCTGGTTTTTGATCACCGGGACTTTGCAGGTGTATTTCAGTGTGCGAGAAGCCGGTT
This Streptomyces decoyicus DNA region includes the following protein-coding sequences:
- a CDS encoding DUF6801 domain-containing protein — protein: MAARRRMGRPRVRIALGVVTALGTAVGIVGVSGAGTAAAQPASRTLKYTCKVPVIKNQPLTVKIDTDIPESVAVREASRKFAIGARTTVDAGLTAKVRMIGVKTVEGTVAAEIGVSAPQGDRRIRVPLGITKTRIPASGSFTVAATGAAPALTFSRPGTARITAGDIALHVVGKKAGGGVLGAADVRCRLNAGQKKVVGSFEITGPGKAADSTTSGTSATSGTSGTSGSSTTSGTSGTSGTSGANAKGTTASGATPERTSFATHGGATDNTATTGQDTSDLVLPIVGTLVAGAVAFCLGAWRKSRRRAADGS